The Aureitalea marina genome includes a window with the following:
- a CDS encoding heavy-metal-associated domain-containing protein: protein MRKLVVIMTFLGLSLSGFAQDKNAKASIEVDGVCMMCKFRIEKAAVKSKGVKSANWNMETHILDLIFDERKTDLTTIKTNIAAVGHDTKDIKATIEAYESVDDCCRYRDEQIVKDHQNGKKKGGH, encoded by the coding sequence ATGAGAAAACTAGTTGTAATTATGACGTTCCTGGGACTAAGTCTATCAGGATTTGCCCAGGACAAGAATGCCAAGGCTTCTATCGAAGTAGACGGCGTTTGTATGATGTGTAAATTCCGTATTGAGAAAGCTGCAGTGAAGTCAAAAGGAGTAAAATCCGCCAATTGGAATATGGAGACTCACATCTTGGATTTGATCTTTGATGAGCGTAAGACAGATCTAACCACTATTAAGACTAATATTGCCGCAGTTGGCCACGATACAAAAGACATCAAGGCTACGATCGAAGCTTATGAAAGCGTAGATGACTGCTGCCGCTATCGGGACGAACAAATAGTTAAAGACCACCAGAACGGAAAGAAGAAGGGAGGTCATTAA
- a CDS encoding TonB-dependent receptor: protein MRLLLFLLLPFGLFAQEQLSGRIYEVDASGKEIGLGGANLVWLSTDQGTMTDLDGNFSLDYRPEYKQLVISYIGYKTDTLNISSSNYLSHQMTADDASLNEVTVSARKKASARSSIEAMNVIRISEDELLKAACCNLSESFETNPSIDVNFADAVTGTKQIKMLGLTSPYILITNENIPTIRGAAQTYGLSFIPGTWVESLQVTKGAGSVVNGFESITGQINAELRKPKTDKPVFVNLYAGANGRLELNTHLNTAVSEKWSTGLYLHGNYRGQEFDRNGDGFLDVPIAQQINVMNRWQYTDAENGLVSFINVRYLNDEKQTGQEGFDPDIHRGGTDVWGSEIDTRRIDVSAKLGYVDPDLPYHTAGVQLAFSDHKQESYFGLNTYDISHQSWYANAVYNSIISDSRHKIKTGLTFTLDRYDERVITTAFNRIENSLGGYFEYAFDNLDRLTLTAGIRADVHNRLGFFLTPRVHARYSVWEGANFRVSAGRGKRSANIFTENQQFFSSSRMINITNAGGPIYGLDPEIAWNYGLSFSQSFNLFGRRADIILDYYRTDFQNQVVVDWEDPRQIRFYNLEGDSFADSFQAEFNYEPFERTELRFAYKFYDLQTDYRSGTLQRPLTPPNRFFANAGYQTQRKENGGQWKFDVTYNWLDNQRYPSTVGNPPEDSRPEFSPQVNTVNAQVTKVFTERFEVYLGGENITNFRQTDPIISADDPFGPTFDTTLVYGPVFGSMYYAGLRFNMN, encoded by the coding sequence ATGAGACTGCTGCTATTTTTATTGTTGCCTTTTGGGCTGTTTGCACAGGAGCAACTTAGCGGGAGAATTTACGAGGTGGATGCCTCCGGTAAGGAAATTGGACTGGGTGGAGCAAATCTGGTCTGGTTGAGTACAGATCAAGGAACCATGACCGATCTGGATGGGAATTTCAGTTTAGATTATCGCCCTGAATACAAGCAATTAGTCATTTCCTACATAGGGTACAAGACCGATACGCTGAACATCAGTTCCAGCAATTATCTCAGTCATCAGATGACAGCGGATGATGCTTCTTTGAACGAAGTGACGGTTTCGGCCCGTAAAAAGGCTTCGGCAAGATCCAGCATAGAGGCCATGAATGTGATCCGAATCAGTGAGGATGAATTGCTAAAGGCCGCTTGTTGCAACTTGTCCGAGAGCTTTGAGACCAACCCGTCCATCGACGTCAATTTTGCTGATGCGGTCACTGGGACCAAACAGATAAAAATGTTGGGGTTGACCAGTCCGTATATACTGATCACTAACGAGAACATACCCACTATTCGCGGTGCTGCCCAGACCTATGGGCTCAGTTTTATCCCCGGGACTTGGGTAGAAAGTCTTCAGGTGACCAAGGGTGCCGGTAGTGTGGTTAACGGCTTCGAAAGTATCACGGGGCAGATCAATGCGGAACTCAGAAAACCCAAAACGGACAAACCTGTCTTTGTTAACTTGTACGCAGGAGCCAACGGTCGATTGGAGCTCAATACACATCTTAATACGGCTGTAAGCGAGAAATGGAGCACAGGTCTTTACCTGCACGGAAATTATCGTGGCCAGGAGTTCGACCGCAATGGTGATGGGTTCCTGGATGTACCTATTGCTCAGCAGATCAATGTGATGAATCGGTGGCAATATACAGACGCTGAGAACGGTCTGGTGAGCTTTATCAATGTCCGTTATCTAAACGATGAAAAGCAGACCGGTCAAGAGGGTTTCGATCCGGATATTCACAGAGGTGGGACCGATGTTTGGGGTAGCGAGATCGATACCCGGCGGATCGATGTATCGGCTAAGCTTGGCTATGTTGACCCAGATCTGCCTTATCATACAGCAGGAGTACAATTGGCCTTCAGCGATCACAAGCAGGAGTCTTATTTTGGACTGAATACCTACGATATCAGCCATCAGAGTTGGTATGCCAATGCGGTGTACAACTCCATCATCAGCGATTCCCGCCATAAGATCAAAACGGGTCTGACCTTTACCCTGGATCGTTACGATGAGCGGGTCATAACAACTGCTTTCAACAGGATTGAAAATTCCTTGGGAGGTTATTTTGAATATGCCTTTGACAACCTGGACAGGCTAACACTAACCGCTGGAATTCGGGCAGATGTGCACAATCGTCTCGGGTTTTTCCTTACACCACGGGTCCATGCCCGTTACAGTGTTTGGGAAGGAGCAAATTTCCGGGTCAGCGCTGGTAGGGGTAAACGAAGCGCCAACATCTTTACCGAAAATCAGCAGTTCTTTTCCTCTAGCAGGATGATCAATATAACTAATGCCGGAGGTCCTATTTACGGCTTAGATCCAGAGATCGCCTGGAATTATGGCCTGTCATTCTCTCAGAGCTTTAATCTATTTGGCAGGCGTGCAGATATCATCCTGGACTATTACCGTACCGATTTTCAAAATCAGGTGGTGGTAGATTGGGAGGATCCTCGTCAGATTCGATTCTATAACCTGGAAGGGGATAGTTTTGCAGATAGTTTTCAAGCCGAGTTCAACTATGAGCCCTTCGAGCGGACCGAGCTGCGTTTTGCCTATAAATTCTACGATCTCCAGACGGATTACCGCAGTGGTACTTTGCAACGACCCCTAACTCCACCCAATAGGTTCTTTGCCAATGCGGGTTATCAAACTCAACGGAAAGAGAATGGTGGCCAGTGGAAGTTTGATGTGACGTACAACTGGTTGGACAACCAGCGTTATCCTTCCACCGTTGGAAACCCTCCAGAGGACAGTCGTCCCGAATTCTCCCCTCAGGTGAATACTGTGAACGCCCAGGTGACCAAGGTTTTTACTGAACGGTTCGAAGTATATTTGGGAGGAGAGAATATTACCAATTTTAGACAAACAGATCCGATCATCAGTGCAGACGATCCCTTTGGACCAACTTTTGATACCACCTTGGTATACGGGCCGGTCTTTGGAAGTATGTACTATGCCGGATTGCGATTTAATATGAATTAA
- the secG gene encoding preprotein translocase subunit SecG — protein MSTFTIFMILIIFVAFLLVMVIMVQNPKGGGLSSSFGGGGTQQLGGVKKTTDFLDKSTWTLATVLLALILLSNISIMGGTAPVEEALPQTELENTIPATDNSGTTTEDNTGDNN, from the coding sequence ATGAGTACGTTTACCATATTTATGATATTGATCATCTTCGTCGCCTTCTTGTTGGTGATGGTGATCATGGTGCAGAACCCAAAAGGTGGAGGACTTTCCAGCTCTTTCGGAGGTGGCGGTACACAGCAGTTGGGTGGAGTTAAGAAAACTACCGATTTCCTGGACAAGAGCACATGGACATTGGCCACAGTGCTTTTAGCGCTGATCCTGCTGTCCAATATCTCCATCATGGGAGGAACTGCTCCCGTGGAAGAGGCACTGCCTCAAACCGAACTGGAGAACACCATTCCGGCTACGGATAATTCCGGAACCACTACAGAAGACAATACCGGAGACAACAACTAA
- a CDS encoding sigma-54 interaction domain-containing protein, whose protein sequence is MESIQAVKQRFGIIGNNAQLNRAIEKAVQVAPTDISVLVTGESGVGKESIPKIIHSLSHRKHGKYIAVNCGAIPEGTIDSELFGHEKGAFTGATATRSGYFEVADGGTIFLDEVGELPLPTQVRLLRILENGEFLKVGSSKTQKTDVRIVAATNVNMAEAIEKGKFREDLYYRLSTVEINLPPLRSRGEDIHLLFRKFASDFAQKYKMPTIRLEEQAVGLLLKYNWGGNIRQLRNVTEQISVLEQNRNISYNTLKSYLPDVGSNLPAVIKPKGTQSDFGSEREILYKVLFDMQRDINDLKKLTMELMNSGNAAQVREEHGSLIDKIYTENQEGRTDLPTIVPESPVSHSHEVEVINYPEVSPASSDDKYHFAEDIQEEENLSLQEKELELIRKSLEKYGGRRKAAAQELGISERTLYRKIKQYNL, encoded by the coding sequence ATGGAATCCATACAGGCAGTTAAACAACGATTTGGGATCATTGGGAACAACGCCCAACTGAACCGCGCGATAGAAAAGGCGGTACAAGTGGCCCCTACCGATATTTCTGTCCTGGTAACCGGGGAAAGTGGAGTTGGTAAGGAGAGCATCCCAAAGATCATTCACTCCCTCTCTCATAGAAAACACGGAAAATACATTGCCGTTAACTGTGGAGCAATCCCAGAAGGTACCATCGACAGTGAACTGTTCGGACATGAGAAAGGTGCCTTTACAGGTGCAACAGCCACCAGAAGCGGTTATTTTGAGGTAGCCGACGGAGGGACGATCTTCCTGGATGAAGTTGGGGAACTACCGCTTCCAACCCAGGTCCGGCTACTTCGGATCCTGGAAAATGGGGAATTCCTGAAAGTAGGATCCTCCAAGACCCAAAAAACGGATGTCCGCATAGTGGCTGCAACGAATGTGAACATGGCAGAGGCCATAGAAAAAGGCAAGTTCCGGGAAGATCTGTACTATCGTTTGAGTACGGTAGAGATCAACCTGCCACCTCTCAGAAGCCGGGGAGAAGACATTCACCTGCTGTTTAGAAAATTCGCTTCTGATTTTGCCCAGAAGTACAAGATGCCCACCATTCGGCTGGAAGAGCAAGCCGTAGGTTTACTACTCAAATACAATTGGGGTGGTAATATTCGCCAATTGCGCAATGTGACAGAACAGATCTCCGTTTTGGAGCAGAACAGGAACATTTCTTATAACACCTTGAAATCCTATCTGCCAGATGTGGGTAGCAATCTACCAGCAGTGATCAAACCGAAAGGTACCCAGAGTGATTTTGGCAGTGAACGCGAGATACTCTATAAGGTATTGTTTGACATGCAACGGGACATCAACGATCTGAAAAAGCTGACCATGGAGTTGATGAATTCTGGAAATGCCGCCCAAGTCAGGGAAGAACACGGTTCATTAATCGATAAGATCTACACAGAGAACCAGGAAGGCCGAACAGACCTGCCGACCATAGTCCCTGAAAGCCCTGTCAGTCATAGTCATGAGGTGGAGGTGATCAATTATCCTGAGGTAAGTCCGGCAAGCTCGGACGATAAGTATCACTTCGCAGAGGATATCCAGGAAGAGGAGAATCTATCCTTGCAGGAAAAGGAATTGGAACTGATCAGAAAGTCCCTGGAGAAGTACGGTGGGCGCAGGAAAGCGGCGGCTCAGGAACTGGGTATCAGTGAAAGGACCTTATATAGAAAGATCAAGCAATATAATTTGTAG
- the lptE gene encoding LPS assembly lipoprotein LptE, which translates to MYVRRIVALVALTTTLLTLGGCKNYSFTGADIDYSRIKTFQVNNFINNAPIVEPGIARDFTIQLQDLILNQTSLDLVTTNGDLIYEGELTEYYVSPITATAQSTAAQNRLTVGVNVRFFNTTDAEKDFERRFSFYFDYEGNAQLTGSVLDDALNEIFERITQDIFNTSLANW; encoded by the coding sequence ATGTACGTAAGAAGAATAGTTGCCCTAGTTGCCTTGACCACCACCCTGCTTACCCTTGGTGGATGTAAGAATTACTCTTTTACCGGAGCGGATATCGATTACTCCAGGATCAAGACCTTCCAGGTGAATAACTTCATCAACAACGCACCTATTGTAGAACCAGGGATCGCTCGGGATTTTACCATCCAGTTACAGGATCTTATCCTGAACCAGACCAGCCTTGATCTGGTGACCACCAATGGCGATCTGATCTACGAAGGAGAATTGACCGAATATTATGTTTCACCGATCACGGCAACAGCGCAGAGTACTGCAGCCCAAAACAGATTGACAGTAGGTGTTAATGTACGTTTCTTTAACACCACCGATGCCGAGAAAGACTTTGAAAGGCGGTTTTCATTCTACTTCGATTATGAAGGCAATGCCCAGCTGACAGGCTCTGTGTTGGACGATGCCTTGAACGAGATATTTGAGCGGATCACCCAGGATATCTTCAACACCTCATTAGCCAATTGGTAA
- the miaB gene encoding tRNA (N6-isopentenyl adenosine(37)-C2)-methylthiotransferase MiaB — protein MEEKIINEERQGESLVVAGISENKRKLFIESYGCQMNFSDSEIVASILKDQGYNTTQNLEEADLVLVNTCSIRDKAEQTVRKRLEHYNAVKRINPGMKVGVLGCMAERLKSKFLEEEKIVDMVVGPDAYKDLPNLLKEVEDGRDAVNVILSKEETYGDIAPVRLGGNGVTAFVSITRGCDNMCTFCVVPFTRGRERSRDPQSIVAEVNDLAEKGYKEVTLLGQNVDSYLWYGGGLKKDFKNATEMQKATATNFSALLELVAQAQPGMRIRFSTSNPQDMTEDVLHAMSRHKNICNYIHLPVQSGSTQVLKAMNRQHTREEYFELIDKVREILPDCGISQDMIAGFPGETEEDHQDTLSLMEYVKYDFGFMFMYSERPGTMAARKLEDDIPTEIKKRRLTEIINMQQKHSAYRTAQFVGQTVEILIEKESKKSDAHWSGRNPQNTVAVFPKENYKPGDLVMVKINDCTSTTLIGEAVGYSKQD, from the coding sequence ATGGAAGAGAAGATCATCAACGAGGAGCGGCAAGGAGAATCCCTTGTCGTCGCCGGTATTTCAGAGAATAAACGCAAACTTTTTATCGAAAGCTATGGCTGTCAGATGAATTTCAGCGATAGCGAGATCGTTGCTTCCATTCTCAAGGATCAAGGGTACAATACCACTCAAAATTTGGAAGAGGCGGACCTGGTGCTCGTGAACACCTGCTCTATACGTGACAAGGCAGAGCAGACGGTTCGTAAGCGACTGGAACACTACAACGCAGTGAAACGGATCAACCCTGGAATGAAAGTAGGCGTTCTGGGATGTATGGCAGAACGATTGAAGAGTAAGTTCCTGGAAGAAGAAAAAATAGTCGATATGGTGGTAGGTCCGGATGCGTATAAGGACTTACCAAACCTGCTTAAAGAGGTTGAAGATGGCCGCGATGCGGTCAATGTGATCCTCTCCAAAGAGGAGACTTATGGAGATATTGCTCCTGTCCGATTGGGTGGCAATGGTGTTACTGCCTTTGTCAGTATTACTCGGGGTTGTGACAATATGTGTACCTTCTGTGTTGTTCCTTTCACCAGAGGTCGCGAGCGCAGCAGAGATCCTCAAAGCATAGTGGCGGAAGTCAATGATCTGGCTGAAAAGGGCTATAAAGAAGTAACCCTCTTAGGACAGAACGTAGATAGTTATTTGTGGTACGGTGGTGGTTTGAAAAAAGATTTCAAGAATGCCACAGAGATGCAAAAGGCAACCGCGACAAACTTTTCAGCCTTGCTGGAATTGGTTGCGCAAGCTCAACCTGGCATGAGAATCCGTTTTTCTACCTCTAATCCGCAAGACATGACAGAGGACGTGCTACATGCTATGTCCCGGCACAAAAATATCTGTAATTATATCCACCTCCCTGTTCAAAGTGGTAGTACTCAGGTACTGAAGGCAATGAACAGACAGCATACACGAGAAGAGTATTTTGAACTGATCGACAAGGTCAGGGAAATTCTTCCGGACTGCGGTATTTCCCAGGATATGATCGCCGGATTTCCGGGGGAGACAGAAGAAGATCACCAGGACACCCTTAGTCTGATGGAATATGTCAAGTATGATTTCGGCTTCATGTTTATGTACTCTGAACGTCCGGGCACTATGGCAGCCAGGAAGTTGGAGGACGATATCCCGACAGAAATCAAGAAGCGAAGACTGACGGAGATCATCAATATGCAACAAAAGCACAGTGCCTACCGGACTGCGCAGTTTGTTGGTCAGACCGTAGAGATACTGATCGAAAAGGAATCTAAGAAAAGTGACGCACACTGGAGTGGCCGAAATCCGCAAAATACAGTGGCAGTCTTTCCAAAGGAGAATTATAAACCGGGCGATCTGGTCATGGTGAAGATAAACGATTGCACCAGTACCACCTTGATCGGAGAAGCTGTAGGTTATTCAAAACAGGACTAG
- the groL gene encoding chaperonin GroEL (60 kDa chaperone family; promotes refolding of misfolded polypeptides especially under stressful conditions; forms two stacked rings of heptamers to form a barrel-shaped 14mer; ends can be capped by GroES; misfolded proteins enter the barrel where they are refolded when GroES binds), whose translation MAKDIQFDVEARDGIKRGVDALANAVKVTLGPKGRNVIISKSFGAPQVTKDGVTVAKEIELEDALENMGAQMVKEVASKTNDLAGDGTTTATVLAQAIVKEGLKNVAAGANPMDLKRGIDAAVEAITANLEKQSAKVGNSSEKIQQVAAISSNNDETIGALIAEAFEKVGKEGVITVEEAKGTETYVDVVEGMQFDRGYLSPYFVTDSEKMQTELENPMILLFDKKISNMKDLLPVLEPVAQQGKSLLIIAEDVEGEALATLVVNKLRGALKIAAVKAPGFGDRRKAMLEDIAILTGGTVISEERGFTLENATVDMLGTAETVTIDKDNTTVVNGAGKKADIKARVGQIKSQIETTTSDYDKEKLQERLAKLAGGVAVLYVGAASEVEMKEKKDRVDDALHATRAAVEEGIVAGGGVALVRAKSVLEKLTTDTLDETTGVQIVARAIEAPLRTIVENAGGEGSVVINKVLEGKKNFGYDAKRDEYVDMLKAGIIDPKKVTRVALENAASVAGMILTTECALTDIKEDTPAMPPMGGGGGMPGMM comes from the coding sequence ATGGCAAAAGATATTCAATTTGATGTAGAAGCCCGGGACGGAATCAAACGCGGGGTAGATGCATTGGCCAATGCGGTTAAAGTGACCCTTGGGCCAAAAGGAAGAAACGTAATCATTAGCAAATCCTTTGGTGCCCCTCAGGTGACCAAAGATGGTGTAACTGTAGCCAAGGAGATCGAACTGGAAGACGCCCTGGAGAACATGGGTGCCCAAATGGTAAAGGAAGTAGCTTCCAAGACCAACGATCTGGCTGGTGACGGAACCACCACTGCCACCGTACTGGCCCAAGCCATTGTAAAAGAAGGGCTAAAGAACGTTGCGGCAGGAGCTAACCCTATGGATCTGAAGCGCGGGATCGATGCAGCCGTTGAGGCCATTACCGCTAACCTGGAAAAGCAATCTGCCAAAGTGGGGAACTCCAGTGAGAAGATCCAGCAGGTAGCGGCCATTTCTTCCAATAATGACGAAACCATCGGTGCACTGATCGCAGAGGCCTTTGAAAAAGTTGGCAAGGAAGGGGTGATCACAGTAGAAGAAGCCAAGGGAACCGAAACCTACGTAGATGTAGTAGAAGGAATGCAATTTGATCGTGGCTACTTGTCTCCTTATTTCGTGACCGACAGTGAAAAGATGCAGACCGAATTGGAGAATCCAATGATCTTGTTGTTTGACAAGAAGATCTCCAATATGAAAGATCTGCTTCCTGTTTTGGAGCCAGTGGCTCAACAGGGAAAATCATTGCTGATCATTGCCGAGGATGTAGAAGGAGAAGCTCTTGCTACCCTGGTAGTAAACAAGCTTCGCGGTGCATTGAAGATCGCCGCTGTTAAGGCGCCTGGTTTTGGAGACCGTCGCAAGGCCATGCTGGAAGACATCGCGATCCTGACTGGTGGAACCGTGATCTCTGAAGAACGTGGATTTACACTAGAAAATGCCACTGTCGATATGCTGGGTACAGCCGAGACCGTGACCATAGACAAAGATAACACCACTGTAGTGAACGGTGCCGGTAAAAAAGCCGACATCAAAGCGCGCGTGGGACAGATCAAATCTCAGATCGAGACCACAACCAGCGACTACGACAAAGAAAAACTACAGGAACGATTGGCCAAATTAGCAGGCGGGGTTGCTGTATTGTACGTAGGTGCTGCATCTGAAGTTGAAATGAAAGAAAAGAAAGACCGGGTAGACGATGCCCTTCACGCTACGCGTGCTGCTGTAGAAGAAGGTATTGTTGCCGGAGGTGGAGTTGCCCTGGTTCGCGCCAAAAGCGTACTGGAAAAGCTAACCACCGATACCTTGGACGAAACCACAGGGGTACAGATCGTGGCCCGAGCTATTGAAGCTCCACTTAGAACCATTGTAGAGAATGCAGGCGGAGAAGGATCCGTTGTGATCAACAAGGTTCTGGAAGGCAAGAAGAACTTTGGTTACGATGCCAAACGAGATGAGTATGTGGATATGCTGAAGGCCGGGATCATCGATCCTAAGAAAGTGACCCGGGTAGCCCTGGAGAACGCCGCCTCAGTTGCCGGCATGATACTGACCACGGAATGTGCTTTGACCGATATTAAGGAGGACACTCCTGCTATGCCACCAATGGGTGGTGGAGGCGGAATGCCCGGGATGATGTAA
- a CDS encoding co-chaperone GroES has translation MALKIQPLSDRVLVEPQEAETKTSSGIYIPDSAKEKPQQGTVVAVGKGKKDHEMTVKVGDTVLYGKYSGSELKYEGKDYLIMREDDILAII, from the coding sequence ATGGCATTAAAGATCCAACCACTTTCTGACCGTGTGCTGGTCGAGCCTCAAGAAGCCGAAACCAAAACCTCATCAGGAATCTACATTCCAGATTCGGCCAAGGAAAAACCACAACAAGGAACCGTTGTTGCGGTAGGAAAAGGGAAAAAAGATCACGAGATGACCGTTAAGGTCGGAGATACTGTTCTATATGGAAAGTACTCTGGAAGTGAATTAAAATACGAAGGCAAGGATTATCTGATCATGAGAGAGGATGACATCCTGGCCATCATCTAA